Proteins found in one Xenopus laevis strain J_2021 chromosome 1L, Xenopus_laevis_v10.1, whole genome shotgun sequence genomic segment:
- the LOC121403669 gene encoding uncharacterized protein LOC121403669, with protein MAIYGKNNCYNNRKRQDQNTSWKPLIIGCVIPIVVMTIVAIQCISNDLHLEIKDLAKRTRREEIMSQEENISDLKWDSMDSVVESEVKGELCVGSEKGPVLTCCVKVQFSKGDELNVNVTVGPRGKYQWMKGFYMHNNEYRAMECNIEEKVFWTMFIKGHQPIKVNSSPEIGETPLTKQGSLQPLNIYDVRSWIKYVEPEKIQENNISSDDISNREWQIQISREFASVKLGLIFTEVEIVFPNVNVWPKKINVQEGHNIRLSCNVQLQLPYGSTMSWSKGNDFRGSVSYGLQVVIHKGIVGKVEWSKQNFTYSLTNLKVSDQGEYQCCINIVNQERCSQVKIVVNPHPANITCVNKSFIPSSPFQINYFHSKPLLMNGQFMTIMWHFNLSNWKISSRFPQCRKYLINMEQGMENWFGKMSKNITRSKRDLIEKVLGGIGTLGTITNSMGISSLQKNLENVGLLDSKAMYVQRGLNQILNNMIVKTASVFGPSVLHLQDITIGLLNSENAAQVSRICMEIQMEYSTDFKVIAQALQGGISPLGIRNSLPKEYKIALNHVDLWVNKWIGCKNSECLGTSLIPIAGEEVPLYSMSVLGIPISQSQLLYYNLQFNDFIVNSTAENPVQVDLSACLRFNSKVLCLPHQLRPIYHSCFHNHSTCTARIEDMKCPFELVTPLQETKVCLQVMAKTELVKVYFSTCTEIAELERGLYCIDKSPLGILLQGILVNIPQILTTDIASNPFQFNISLTNEFPWLEWAKQIQKDEGLLHMLKKRLQKTEIIFQHEQGKLKEIEHEYSEMSGSSWWRKMTKSVNMWSKTSVGTAVGNILIHPLVILLLIILFCIGLQMFVMCKTRYMYNHLKEVIEQSGIIFKQMVYRKAEPPCLLAKTADSCQV; from the coding sequence ATGGCGATATATGGAAAAAACAACTGTTATAACAACAGGAAGAGACAAGACCAGAATACTTCATGGAAACCATTGATCATTGGTTGCGTAATTCCTATAGTGGTGATGACCATCGTGGCGATTCAGTGCATATCAAATGATTTGCATTTGGAGATTAAAGACTTGGCAAAAAGGACAAGGAGAGAAGAAATAATGTCACAGGAGGAGAACATATCGGATTTAAAATGGGATTCTATGGATTCTGTGGTTGAATCAGAGGTTAAAGGTGAATTATGTGTAGGAAGCGAGAAGGGTCCAGTATTAACATGTTGTGTAAAAGTACAATTTAGTAAAGGAGATGAATTAAATGTTAATGTAACAGTTGGACCTAGAGGAAAATATCAATGGATGAAAGGGTTTTATATGCATAATAATGAATACAGGGCTATGGAATGCAACATTGAGGAAAAGGTTTTCTGGACCATGTTTATAAAAGGTCACCAACCCATTAAAGTAAACAGTAGTCCAGAAATAGGTgaaacccctttaacaaaacaaggaagtttacAACCTCTGAATATTTATGATGTACGATCTTGGATAAAATATGTTGAACCTGagaaaatacaagaaaataatatttctagTGATGATATTAGTAACAGAGAATGGCAGATTCAAATTAGTAGAGAATTTGCATCAGTAAAATTAGGATTAATATTTACTGAAGTTGAGATTGTGTTTCCAAATGTGAATGTatggccaaaaaaaataaatgtacaagaAGGCCATAACATACGATTAAGTTGTAATGTGCAATTACAGTTACCTTATGGATCCACAATGTCATGGTCAAAAGGTAATGATTTTCGGGGTAGTGTATCCTATGGTTTGCAGGTTGTTATACATAAAGGCATAGTTGGGAAAGTGGAATGGTCTAAACAAAATTTCACTTATAGTCTAACAAATTTGAAAGTATCAGATCAAGGGGAATATCAATGTTGCATAAACATAGTAAATCAGGAAAGATGTAGCCAAGTCAAGATTGTGGTCAATCCTCACCCTGCGAATATAACTTGTGTAAATAAGTCATTTATTCCATCAAGTCCATTTCAGATAAATTATTTCCATTCTAAACCTTTGTTAATGAATGGACAGTTTATGACCATAATGTGGCATTTTAATTTATCTAATTGGAAAATTTCATCGAGATTTCCACAGTGTAGAAAATATCTTATAAATATGGAACAAGGTATGGAGAATTGGTTTGGTAAAATGAGTAAAAATATAACCAGATCAAAGAGAGATTTAATAGAAAAGGTACTTGGAGGTATAGGTACTTTGGGTACTATAACCAATAGTATGGGAATAAGTTCCCTACAGAAGAATTTAGAAAATGTTGGATTGTTGGACAGCAAAGCAATGTATGTTCAAAGAGGATTGAATCAGATTCTAAATAATATGATTGTGAAAACAGCTTCTGTTTTCGGCCCTTCTGTATTACACCTCCAAGACATAACAATAGGTCTATTGAATAGTGAGAACGCTGCACAAGTTTCAAGAAtttgtatggaaatccaaatggAATATTCgactgattttaaagttattgcaCAAGCTTTGCAGGGTGGAATTTCTCCTTTAGGCATTAGGAATAGTTTACCCAAAGAATATAAAATAGCCTTAAATCATGTAGATTTATGGGTGAATAAATGGATTGGGTGTAAAAATTCTGAATGCCTAGGAACATCATTAATACCCATAGCAGGGGAAGAAGTACCATTATACTCCATGAGTGTTTTAGGAATTCCTATAAGCCAGTcccaattattatattataatctacagtttaatgattttattgtaaATTCAACAGCTGAAAACCCGGTTCAGGTGGATTTGTCTGCATGTTTACGGTTTAATTCAAAGGTATTATGTTTACCTCACCAGTTAAGACCAATTTATCATTCATGTTTTCATAATCATTCTACTTGTACTGCAAGAATTGAAGATATGAAATGTCCTTTTGAATTGGTAACACCTTTACAAGAAACAAAAGTTTGTTTACAGGTAATGGCTAAAACTGAATTAGTAAAGGTATATTTTTCCACTTGCACAGAGATAGCGGAATTGGAAAGAGGGTTATATTGTATAGATAAAAGTCCTTTAGGAAtacttttacaaggaattctggTTAATATTCCTCAAATATTAACAACAGATATAGCTTCAAATCCTTTTCAATTTAATATCTCCCTTACAAATGAGTTTCCATGGTTAGAATGGGCAAAACAAATTCAGAAAGATGAAGGCCTATTGCATATGTtgaaaaaaaggttacaaaagaCAGAAATTATTTTCCAGCATGAGCAAGGGAAATTAAAGGAGATAGAACATGAATATTCAGAGATGTCTGGGTCTTCCTGGTGGAGGAAGATGACAAAATCAGTAAACATGTGGTCAAAAACATCTGTAGGAACAGCTGTTGGAAATATTCTCATTCACCCATTAGTTATTTTGTTATtgattatattattttgtatagGATTAcaaatgtttgtaatgtgtaaaACTCGATACATGTATAATCATTTAAAAGAAGTTATTGAACAGAGCGGAATAATTTTCAAGCAAAtggtatataggaaggccgaacCTCCATGCCTCTTAGCTAAAACAGCTGATTCATGTCAAGTTTAA